A DNA window from Chloroflexota bacterium contains the following coding sequences:
- a CDS encoding ABC transporter ATP-binding protein, whose protein sequence is MGESMTATLAWETGTSDETPLSVRDLWVEYATRRGFVQAVRGVQFDVRPGESLSFIGESGSGKTTLGLALIRLLATTATIRKGQITYRRNGQVYDILSLSEEEMRQFRWRECAMVFQSALNAFNPVLRIWDQINDTARAHGETDRQKVQQRALDLMRFVQLDPERVIMSYPHELSGGMRQRVLLALALLLNPQILILDEPTTALDILTQRSIIDLLRRLKEELHFSMIFISHDLSLAAELADRVATMYAGAIVELGEVHDIFYRPHHPYTLGLIRAVPTVTGDFEELVSIPGSPPDLINLPSGCKFHPRCPFVTERCRKEEPGLIQVEDDHYAACFHWEAVAEELERNPVRRSTTNVGD, encoded by the coding sequence ATGGGTGAATCGATGACAGCAACGCTAGCTTGGGAGACGGGAACCAGCGACGAGACCCCTCTTTCGGTGCGGGATCTCTGGGTGGAGTACGCCACCCGGCGCGGTTTCGTGCAGGCTGTGCGGGGGGTCCAGTTCGATGTGCGGCCAGGGGAGAGCCTCTCCTTCATCGGGGAGAGCGGGTCGGGCAAGACGACCCTGGGGCTGGCCCTGATCCGGCTGTTGGCCACGACCGCCACCATTCGCAAGGGACAGATCACGTACCGGCGCAACGGTCAGGTATATGACATCCTCTCGCTCAGCGAGGAGGAGATGCGGCAGTTCCGGTGGCGCGAGTGCGCCATGGTCTTTCAGTCGGCGTTGAACGCCTTCAACCCGGTGCTGCGCATCTGGGATCAGATCAACGATACGGCCCGCGCGCATGGCGAGACGGATCGCCAGAAGGTGCAACAGCGGGCGCTGGACCTCATGCGCTTCGTCCAGCTTGACCCCGAGCGGGTGATCATGTCGTACCCGCACGAGTTGAGCGGCGGTATGCGGCAGCGCGTGCTGCTGGCCCTGGCCCTGCTGCTGAATCCTCAGATCCTGATCCTGGATGAGCCCACGACCGCTCTGGATATCCTGACGCAGCGGTCCATCATCGACCTGCTGCGTCGGCTGAAGGAGGAGCTTCACTTCTCCATGATCTTTATCTCGCACGACCTGTCCCTGGCCGCGGAGCTGGCGGATCGCGTGGCGACCATGTACGCCGGCGCCATCGTGGAGCTGGGGGAGGTGCACGACATCTTCTATCGGCCGCACCATCCCTATACGTTGGGGTTGATCCGGGCGGTGCCAACGGTGACGGGGGATTTCGAGGAGTTGGTCTCCATCCCGGGCTCCCCGCCGGATCTGATCAACCTGCCTTCCGGATGTAAGTTCCACCCGCGCTGCCCGTTCGTCACGGAGCGCTGTCGGAAGGAGGAGCCTGGGTTGATCCAGGTGGAGGACGATCACTACGCGGCCTGCTTCCACTGGGAGGCGGTGGCGGAGGAGTTGGAACGCAACCCGGTGCGGCGTAGCACTACCAACGTGGGAGACTGA